The DNA segment ccaattgtgcaagttctcccacttaaaaagatgagagaggcctgtaattttcatcataggtacacgtcaactatgacagacaaaatgagaaaaaaaattccagaaaatcacattgtaggattttaaatgaatttatttgcaaattatggtggaaaataagtatttggtcacctacaaacaagcaagatttctggctctcacagacctgtaacttcttctttaagaggctcctctgtcctccactcgttacctgtattaatggcacctgtttgaacttgttatcagtataaaaaactttttggatgcatttgcagtgtGATTTGATTGTTTATCAGATGATGTTCAATAGAATTTTATGTTAAATAATCTATTGTCATTTTGGAGCCAATGTAACATTATTTTataatttacaataaaagtgactacaAAATGactcaatacattatttacccaTCAATTCTATTGGACACAATAGTCTTTAGCTAATGCTAGTTTTCAGATCTCAGGCCGGGTTACTCCTGGTTCCCTGAACCACCCTGATTACACGTTTTATCAACCAGAAGTCATCATAGCTAACATTACCCCTCCAGGCTGAATAAACTACTGTTCTGACCAGCCATAACATTACCCCTCCAGGCTGAATAAACTACTATTCTGACCAGCCATAACATTACCCCTCCAGGCTGAATAAACTACTGTTCTGACCAGCCATAACATTACCCCTCCAGGCTGAATAAACTACTGTTCTGACCAGCCATAACATTACCCCTCCAGGCTGAATAAACTACTGTTCTGACCAGCCATAACATTACCCCTCCAGGCTGAATAAACTACTGTTCTGACCAGCCATAACATTACCCCTCCAGGCTGAATAAACTACTGTTCTGACCAAGCCCGTATATAAATGGGTGGATGTATTGGCTAACGTTAGCCTTGTGGTTTATGTACAGGTGACCACGGCCGTGGTGAAGGTGGATGAATACctgctagagatggtggtgtatcGTCAGGGGCGATCCATCGGAACCTCCTACCCCAAACTACTCAGCAGCAACAACAGGGACCTGTAGAGTGGAGATCTACGCACCCTGATTCTGAAAGCAGaggcccaaatggaaccctattccctatgtagtgcactgctttcaaccagggcccatagggataggagtgcactatatagggagtagggggccatttgaccagggcccatagggctaggagtgcactatatagggaatagggggccatttgaccagggcccatagggctcggagtgcactatatatagggaatagggggccatttgaccggggcccatagggcttggagtgcactatatagggaatagggtgccatttggggcctAGTTAGAACCATCTGTCATGTTAAAGGTTGATCATTGTCGTGTACTTTGTTTTTGACTCCATATTGTTAATAGGTTGTGTTCTCCATCAAAACCTTAACCTCGTTCCCAGGTTCAGTTACTAATTACAAATCCTGGATCATTCATCATTTGCACTAAACTATTATATTAGAGATTTCAGTGTTGTTGATCCAGGACCAggattttgtttctctctgctaccagctCTCCTTCCTATCCTGAATATTCAATACTGGTCCTTGGTCTTTCACAAAGAGAgccgtttttattttattttatgttaaGAAAACAAGTAAAGCATTTTGACAATCCATTAAAAACAAGAATGACTATGATAGGAACCTGATTATTAAACATTATATTGACAGTGTTGTACTCTTGTTTTTAACATATTATTAGTTTGTTATGGTTACGGGGGACATATGTCAACTTTGGGGGCATATCCCAATTTCAATTTCTACTTGAAGAAAATCAAACATGTttacaatgtcacgtcctgaccagcagatggagctagtgttttagttttggggtcaggacgtggcatgtttgtgttgggaatgtttgtgttgttgattgggacttccaattgaaggcaggtgtgttgagttgcctttgattggaaatcctatataggtgtgtgtgtttttctttggggttgtgggtggttgttcttaCACTGAGTTTCTAACCTGCAGAACTGTAGcggttgtcacctttattgtattgttaagtggatgctttactcctcatttgtaattaaagatgagtattcacatacctgctgcgccttggtccatttatgaagacagccATTACATACAAGTATACCATCTTAGCTTCTTCTGTACTTTTATTTTGTAGATTAAAACAAGCAATGGTTACAGTACATGTCTTCCTGGCAGAAAACAATACAATCATGTAAGACTAGCGTATGTAAAACTACAATTTCCATGGAAAGATCTCAGGTTCATTTGATTCGATAATAGTAGGTTACATGGATGATGCATCAAACGTAATCATGATCTGCCTAAGAACAAGTCTGTATTGAGGAATGTAATAATGAAATATATACTAATTAATATATGAAAACAGACAAATAATACAGATTAGAATAAAATTTTGGATTTTAAGAACAGTATACACATCACTACTTTCATTACTCGTTatcatcagtggtgtaaagtactttagtaaaatactttaaagtactacataagttGTTTTATGGGATACCTGTaccttactatttatatttgactacttttacttttactccactacattcctaaataaaatgatatactttttactccatacattttccttgacacccaaaatgcttagcaggacaggaaaatgatccaattcaggaaaacatccctagtcatccctactgcttctgatctggaggactcactaaacagagaacatccctggtcatccctactgcttctgatctggaggactcactaaacagagaacatccctggtcatccctactgcctctgatctggtggactcactaaacagagaacatccctggtcatccctactgcctctgatctggaggactcactaaacagagaacatccctagtcatccctactgcctctgatctggaggactcactaaacagagaacatccctggtcatctactgcctcttaACTGGCTGACtcaataaacacaaatgcatcgtttgtaaataatgtctgagtgttggagtgtgccacaGGCAACCTgtgaattatgtctgagtgttggagtgtgcccttggctatctgtaattatgtctgagtgttggagtgtgcccctggctatccatacattttcaaAACCAGAAAATGGtaccgtctgctttgcttaacataaggaatttgaaatgatttacaatttcacttttgatacttaagtatatttaaaatgaaatccttttagacttttactcaagtagtattttactgggtgactttcacttttacttgagtaactttctattaaggtatctttacttttactcaaatatgacaattgggcactttttccaccactgttcatCATCCACCTCCATGGCGTCGACCCCTGTGGCGTCGCCTTTATCAAAGAGGAACTGATGGAAGGTTCTCTGCTCTCCCTGATCTGTAGCTGAAGTGTAACTGTTGAACGGCAGCTTCTCCTGAAATGCCTTGACCAGACTGGCTTTATCAGACTGTGTCTTGACTCTTTCCAGCACTACGTCTAATTTCAGACTCCTGTGGCTCAGGAATCCCTGTAGCACATCAACTCTTTTCCTACGCACCGCTTGGATGATGATCTCCTCAAGTATGCCTGACAGGGGAATTGCATACTCTATGATACTCTGGGTTTTCCCTCCTTTACCCTGGTAGGAGTAGCCTGCTGTATGCATAGCTATCAGCTGGCAGTACTCGTTGAAGACTGGAGAGCCAGAGGCACCGTGGAAGAAACAGGTGTCGTAGGTAATCTTCTCTGTGTCCGTCAGTAGATGTGTGATGTCCCAGTTCTCCTCGAAATATCTGTTGTTTATGACATGTAATAATTCATCATTTTCTGTAACATGTTTTTCTACAGCTTGTTTCCGATCTCCTCTTTGAATGATGAAGCAGGGGTCTTTCTTTTTCACCCCGCCCTCGGGGTGGCCGATGATGCAGATTCCCCCCTCTGGAGACGGAAAGCTGAAGGTGTCAAGCAAGCTTGAAGGCAACGTGATGTCAGGACATGAGCTAAGCTCCAGCAAAGCAAAGTCAAGATTCCCCAAATCATCTTTTCCATAGGCTACAACCTCACTTTTCACTGGTATCTGCTGCGTTCTTGCATCCAGGTCTTCAAAGTCAAACGTGACTGTTACTGATTGTTGCAGCGTGTTAGTTATCGGCACATAGATTTGCTGGACAACATGGGCGTTTGTAAGGATGAACTTGTCAAACAGAAAGAAGCCAGTTCCTTTTGCATTCCCTTCAATTCTCACCTGACAAACAGAAGCACTCAGCTCTATCAGTCTCTTCACTTTCTTTACCTCTTGGAAGCtctgtgttttctttccaaactCTACTCTTAAGAATTGTTGCACGTCTGAAGGCTTcttcaaattctctctctctttcatgtgATCTACCAAGCCTGCATATTGGGAACGTAGGATGTTTAGGATCTCTTTAGAGTTTGGAATCTCTTGCCATTTGTGCTTCACTACCAGAGATCTATCATCTTTTCCTGTCTCCTTTGACTGAAACTGTGTTTTAACTGTGTCTGGTGTGGTAGGATTCTGAGGACAGAGAGCTGCTTCCGATGTTCCACCAGGTGGGACGGACAGCTCTTCAGTTGGTGTGTTGTCCCAATCCTCAAGACTATCTGGCTGTGGCTGAGATACACGACCGATACGTTTTACCTTCACAACCAACATTTCACCTTTACGACCTTGATGACGTTTCCTATCAAGACAATCAACTGGCTGGGACATCTCTGTGTCGACACCCGTCTCTGGCTCAGAAAGAACACAGCGTGTTTTAAAGACAGTTTTATCAAATCGCCCATCTCTCCTCAAGGCTTGCTTCACCTTTTCCCCTTTGTATCcgt comes from the Salmo trutta chromosome 21, fSalTru1.1, whole genome shotgun sequence genome and includes:
- the LOC115157621 gene encoding protein FAM111A-like, which gives rise to MGDLRKKQQKLDPFLKRITRPSNTSNNQQQTPDQSPGAVAKSSHQSKSSGNKPGTSSQSQDSHIKKEAHDVSHSFRYLFGYQQCRVRCHTHETVLDALRTSREFENISKTKREIVIQREKEPRAAVSTHFPCHLIDNDELVTVSLIKVPRRGSSSYTQGLSKQRNPPQNIQPDKLMAFCVETEGGQNVKWKVMKNPELRKKVKYVCVYGYKGEKVKQALRRDGRFDKTVFKTRCVLSEPETGVDTEMSQPVDCLDRKRHQGRKGEMLVVKVKRIGRVSQPQPDSLEDWDNTPTEELSVPPGGTSEAALCPQNPTTPDTVKTQFQSKETGKDDRSLVVKHKWQEIPNSKEILNILRSQYAGLVDHMKERENLKKPSDVQQFLRVEFGKKTQSFQEVKKVKRLIELSASVCQVRIEGNAKGTGFFLFDKFILTNAHVVQQIYVPITNTLQQSVTVTFDFEDLDARTQQIPVKSEVVAYGKDDLGNLDFALLELSSCPDITLPSSLLDTFSFPSPEGGICIIGHPEGGVKKKDPCFIIQRGDRKQAVEKHVTENDELLHVINNRYFEENWDITHLLTDTEKITYDTCFFHGASGSPVFNEYCQLIAMHTAGYSYQGKGGKTQSIIEYAIPLSGILEEIIIQAVRRKRVDVLQGFLSHRSLKLDVVLERVKTQSDKASLVKAFQEKLPFNSYTSATDQGEQRTFHQFLFDKGDATGVDAMEVDDEQWWKKCPIVIFE